The following are from one region of the Leptospira yasudae genome:
- the lon gene encoding endopeptidase La, whose translation MEENPIIPLDSILPPELFLIPIKSRPVFPGIITPLIVPSGKFARAVEESIKGNSFLGLVLLKDEENEKETSENIYQYGVVAKILKKVNLPDGAVNILINTVRRFKIASYTSIDPLLSKVSYPEEEPGAPKNTIKAMMRTLLVMTRELAQNNPLFTEEMKLTMLNVNEPGKMADFVCSILNLEKEEYQSVIESNVLKERIEKVLLFLKKEIELVSIQREISDQIQDKIDKQQRQFFLREQLKAIQNELGIKDDKFEKKYEKFLERLKSIGADPEVIEEVTRELDKFSYADPNTGDYNVIRNYLDILESLPWEPAAHREIDLDKAKRTLDRDHYKLEDVKDRILEFLAVKKLKSDEKGTILLLVGPPGVGKTSIAKSIAEAMGRKFFRFSVGGMRDEAEIKGHRRTYIGSMPGKIISALRITKEKDCVILLDEIDKLAVGIQGDPASALLEVLDPEQNKNFRDHYLDLPFDISNVFFIATANTLDSISRILLDRMEIINLSGYITDEKVQIFQKYLWKKVLQKNGVAPYGIEFDKKAVVALIDSYSRESGVRGLEKVTDKLVRKIAMKIVRKESFPKVIREKDLETFLGVPKFTDERMVRATVPGTALGLAWTSVGGATLLIEALFVKGKGGILLTGMIGKTMEESSSIALSYIKNFLHNDDLFSDKMIHLHVPDGATPKDGPSAGITMATAILSLALNTRIKAGYGMTGELTLTGEVLAIGGLREKIVAAKRVGIHKIIYPKDNLQHLEEIPDYVKKGMTFFPVSRYEEVAALMFDEKLLLKADPSFRTRLDASDENAGKAATKKNSVKKGASNRKAAANKKTSTYSANLKNSSAKKKVPSKTAAKKKK comes from the coding sequence ATGGAAGAGAATCCGATCATTCCGTTGGACTCGATTCTTCCCCCGGAACTGTTTTTAATTCCGATCAAGTCCCGACCCGTATTTCCGGGCATCATTACGCCGTTGATCGTTCCGAGCGGAAAGTTTGCAAGAGCGGTCGAAGAATCCATCAAAGGTAATTCGTTTCTCGGTCTCGTTCTTTTAAAGGATGAGGAGAATGAAAAAGAAACTTCCGAAAACATCTATCAATACGGCGTAGTCGCCAAAATATTAAAAAAAGTGAATTTACCGGACGGTGCGGTCAATATTCTGATCAACACGGTTCGCCGTTTTAAAATCGCGTCTTATACAAGTATCGATCCGTTGCTCTCCAAGGTTTCTTATCCCGAGGAAGAACCGGGCGCGCCTAAGAATACGATCAAAGCGATGATGAGAACCCTTCTCGTCATGACCCGCGAACTCGCGCAGAACAACCCTCTCTTCACCGAAGAGATGAAACTCACCATGCTCAACGTAAACGAGCCGGGAAAGATGGCCGATTTCGTATGTTCCATTCTCAATCTCGAAAAGGAAGAATATCAATCCGTCATCGAGTCCAACGTTCTTAAAGAGAGAATCGAAAAGGTTCTTCTGTTCTTAAAAAAAGAAATCGAACTCGTATCGATCCAAAGGGAAATCTCCGATCAGATTCAGGACAAGATCGACAAACAACAAAGACAGTTCTTCTTAAGAGAGCAACTCAAGGCGATTCAAAACGAACTCGGAATCAAGGACGACAAGTTCGAAAAGAAATACGAAAAATTTCTCGAACGTCTTAAATCCATCGGCGCCGACCCGGAAGTGATCGAAGAAGTCACGAGGGAACTCGATAAGTTTTCGTATGCCGATCCGAACACGGGCGATTACAACGTGATTCGAAACTATTTGGACATTCTCGAGTCTTTACCTTGGGAACCCGCAGCCCATCGGGAGATCGATCTCGACAAAGCCAAACGAACTCTCGATCGAGATCACTACAAACTCGAGGACGTTAAGGATCGAATTTTGGAATTTCTCGCCGTGAAAAAACTCAAGAGCGACGAGAAGGGAACGATTCTTCTTTTAGTCGGACCGCCCGGAGTAGGAAAAACGTCCATTGCAAAGTCCATCGCGGAGGCGATGGGAAGAAAGTTCTTCCGTTTTTCCGTGGGGGGAATGCGGGACGAGGCCGAAATCAAAGGACATAGACGGACTTATATCGGATCGATGCCGGGAAAAATCATTTCGGCGCTTCGCATAACAAAAGAGAAGGACTGCGTGATTCTTCTCGACGAGATCGACAAACTCGCCGTGGGAATCCAAGGCGATCCTGCCTCCGCGCTGCTCGAAGTTTTGGATCCGGAGCAGAACAAAAATTTCCGGGATCATTATCTGGATCTTCCATTCGATATTTCGAATGTATTTTTTATCGCGACCGCGAACACGTTGGATTCGATCTCCAGAATTCTTCTCGATCGGATGGAGATCATCAATCTTTCCGGATATATCACGGATGAAAAGGTTCAGATCTTTCAGAAATATCTTTGGAAAAAAGTTCTCCAGAAAAACGGAGTCGCGCCGTACGGAATCGAATTCGATAAGAAGGCAGTCGTCGCGCTGATCGATTCGTATTCGAGGGAATCCGGCGTACGCGGATTGGAAAAGGTCACGGACAAGCTCGTACGTAAGATCGCGATGAAGATCGTACGAAAGGAATCTTTCCCCAAAGTCATTCGGGAAAAGGATCTCGAAACCTTTTTGGGAGTTCCGAAGTTTACGGACGAACGAATGGTTCGCGCGACCGTTCCCGGCACCGCCCTGGGGCTCGCGTGGACGTCGGTGGGAGGAGCGACTCTCTTGATCGAAGCTCTTTTCGTAAAAGGAAAGGGAGGAATTCTTTTAACCGGAATGATCGGTAAAACGATGGAAGAATCCTCGAGCATCGCCCTCAGCTATATTAAGAATTTCTTACATAACGACGATTTGTTCTCGGACAAGATGATTCATCTTCACGTTCCCGACGGAGCGACTCCGAAGGACGGACCGTCGGCGGGAATCACGATGGCGACCGCGATTCTTTCTCTTGCCTTGAATACGAGGATCAAAGCGGGTTACGGGATGACGGGCGAGCTGACCCTAACGGGGGAAGTCCTCGCGATCGGAGGGCTTCGCGAAAAGATCGTAGCCGCCAAACGCGTGGGGATCCATAAGATCATCTATCCCAAGGACAATCTGCAGCATCTCGAAGAGATCCCCGATTACGTGAAAAAGGGGATGACCTTTTTTCCGGTGAGTCGTTACGAAGAAGTCGCCGCATTGATGTTCGACGAGAAGCTCCTCTTGAAAGCGGATCCTTCGTTTCGGACGAGACTCGACGCTTCGGATGAAAATGCAGGCAAAGCGGCAACCAAAAAAAACTCCGTAAAAAAGGGTGCGTCGAATCGGAAGGCCGCAGCCAATAAGAAGACCTCGACTTATTCCGCGAATCTGAAAAATTCATCGGCAAAAAAGAAAGTCCCTTCGAAAACGGCTGCGAAAAAGAAGAAGTAG
- a CDS encoding phytanoyl-CoA dioxygenase family protein: protein MSFESESFAKNGFYLFKNFFPPSEREPIAEIVSEADRRWREEFDFPQNVNSAYLTRKKFLPEDKKRNLLFRFIEQEKLVSIAKTFSNSKVYFLNTQLFFNPKDAAKRPYWHRDVQYLGVDEETQKEILQRDVVYHFRIPFAEDPGIEVIPGSHKRWDTDLERKVRLETDGHKNYEELPDSVRIPHSPGDLLVFSAHLIHRGTYCLKRSSFDILYTSFPSKRSELVYADYFPEVVIPNSIFETAP from the coding sequence GTGTCTTTCGAATCGGAATCGTTTGCGAAAAACGGCTTTTATTTATTTAAGAATTTTTTTCCTCCTTCCGAACGGGAACCGATCGCGGAAATCGTATCGGAGGCGGATCGTCGTTGGAGGGAAGAATTCGATTTTCCTCAAAACGTAAACAGCGCGTACTTAACTCGAAAGAAATTCCTGCCCGAGGACAAAAAAAGGAACCTCTTATTCCGATTCATCGAGCAGGAAAAACTCGTATCCATCGCAAAAACATTCAGCAATTCTAAAGTATATTTTTTGAATACGCAGTTGTTCTTCAATCCGAAGGACGCAGCTAAAAGACCGTATTGGCACCGGGACGTCCAATACCTCGGAGTAGACGAGGAAACTCAAAAAGAAATCCTACAAAGGGATGTCGTTTATCATTTTCGAATTCCGTTTGCGGAAGATCCCGGAATCGAAGTGATTCCTGGTTCGCACAAACGGTGGGATACGGATTTGGAAAGAAAAGTCCGGCTGGAGACGGACGGACATAAAAATTACGAAGAACTTCCGGATTCGGTAAGGATTCCGCATTCTCCGGGAGATTTACTCGTGTTTTCGGCGCATCTGATTCACCGCGGAACTTATTGTCTCAAGCGGAGTTCGTTCGATATTCTTTATACGAGTTTTCCGAGTAAACGTTCCGAACTTGTCTATGCGGATTATTTTCCCGAGGTCGTGATTCCGAATTCTATTTTTGAAACTGCACCGTAA
- a CDS encoding NADP-dependent oxidoreductase: protein MKAIQMSQFGGKEVLEWVSIPTPEPKEGEVLVKIHAAGVNPVDWKIREGKLQGRMPHEFPVIPGWEFSGVVEARGHAARRFEIGDEVFSYCRRPTISKGAYAESIAIPESYLAKKSKAMSFEESAGTPLAGLTAYQCLFQLADCKAGNTVLILGASGGVGSFAVQLAKNVGATVIGLAGPENQDFLKNEWKVDLALNYKNPDWKKEFLHSYPKGADLVMDFVGGPTFQDGVSCLHSQGRIVSILESDFSAIPNVSAAYHFVEPNAKHLETLSRLADEGKLKTYVSRTFPLSKAADAMEEIGRFHTRGKIVLNV, encoded by the coding sequence ATGAAAGCAATCCAAATGTCCCAATTCGGCGGAAAAGAAGTTCTGGAATGGGTTTCCATCCCGACTCCGGAACCCAAGGAAGGAGAGGTCCTCGTTAAAATTCACGCGGCCGGAGTCAATCCGGTCGATTGGAAAATCAGGGAAGGCAAGCTGCAAGGGAGAATGCCGCACGAATTTCCCGTAATCCCAGGTTGGGAATTTTCGGGCGTGGTGGAAGCGCGGGGTCACGCGGCGAGACGTTTCGAAATCGGCGACGAAGTGTTCAGTTATTGCAGAAGACCTACGATTTCCAAAGGCGCCTACGCGGAATCGATTGCGATCCCGGAATCGTATCTGGCGAAAAAGTCGAAGGCCATGTCGTTCGAGGAAAGTGCGGGAACTCCTCTCGCAGGTTTAACGGCGTATCAATGTCTCTTTCAGTTGGCCGACTGCAAAGCGGGAAATACGGTTTTGATTCTCGGAGCTTCGGGCGGCGTGGGAAGTTTCGCCGTTCAACTCGCCAAGAATGTCGGAGCTACTGTGATCGGATTGGCCGGACCGGAAAATCAGGATTTTCTAAAGAACGAATGGAAGGTCGATCTTGCGTTGAACTACAAAAATCCCGATTGGAAGAAGGAGTTCCTACATTCTTACCCGAAGGGGGCCGATCTCGTGATGGATTTTGTGGGAGGTCCCACGTTCCAAGACGGAGTTTCCTGTCTTCATTCTCAAGGAAGAATCGTGTCCATCTTAGAAAGCGACTTCTCCGCAATTCCGAATGTTTCCGCCGCGTATCATTTCGTGGAACCGAACGCAAAACATCTGGAAACGTTGAGTCGGCTCGCGGACGAAGGAAAACTCAAAACCTACGTCAGTCGCACCTTCCCTCTTTCCAAGGCGGCGGACGCAATGGAAGAAATCGGGCGCTTTCATACGAGAGGAAAGATCGTGTTGAACGTTTGA
- a CDS encoding pectin acetylesterase-family hydrolase yields the protein MKRRAITLMAICLVFAFADCKKNDDDDDKTILALVVADFLYNPYEKITPSAGTITVAGASYTNRAFTPSCTGADGNTTFSIYRKKVSASNKKLLINFMGGGACWSNYNCFGNSTTTYFNQLNSVPDLFVKLAFQGVMNAGNASNPFKDYDVVFIPYCTGDLHIGSKDMTYTNPNTGTATVVKHRGYDNVLATLKYIQSEYTGVENVFVTGQSAGGYGALLNYPIVRETVKGLNASVKVNLLSDASNGVVPAGFFNNLSTQWGADPNLPTWVTGIAANYLTAGAPSIQDFFTKVSTYYNGSGDKTGQYTALFDGNQRFFYKVMNIINAAPTYSDSKTTDPYDSSKTYSALFGDSDGSSAPDGTPASTNGSSCGWSQQAVTSMTGISGGAANYSYYIAPGDVHTITTSEEMYNVNAGGTNFVTWLTTLSTGVKPGNAKCSNNGENCTNSNMVKSKINLALGVATSDQSYANARSLLTTCGTITGL from the coding sequence ATGAAACGACGTGCAATAACCCTCATGGCAATTTGTCTTGTTTTCGCTTTCGCCGACTGCAAGAAAAACGACGATGACGACGACAAAACGATACTGGCTTTAGTCGTAGCGGATTTTTTATACAATCCTTATGAAAAGATCACTCCTTCCGCTGGGACGATCACCGTGGCGGGAGCGAGTTATACGAACAGAGCGTTTACCCCTTCTTGTACGGGAGCCGATGGAAATACGACATTCTCCATCTACCGCAAAAAAGTAAGCGCATCGAATAAGAAACTTCTGATTAACTTTATGGGAGGAGGCGCTTGTTGGAGCAACTATAACTGTTTCGGAAACAGCACGACGACGTATTTCAATCAACTCAATTCCGTTCCGGATCTGTTCGTAAAACTCGCGTTTCAAGGAGTGATGAACGCGGGCAACGCTTCCAATCCATTCAAAGATTATGATGTAGTTTTTATTCCCTATTGCACGGGAGATCTTCACATCGGTTCCAAGGATATGACCTACACCAACCCGAACACAGGAACGGCGACGGTCGTCAAACACCGCGGATACGATAACGTACTCGCCACGTTGAAATACATTCAATCCGAATATACGGGTGTGGAGAACGTCTTCGTGACCGGACAAAGCGCCGGTGGATACGGGGCCTTATTGAATTATCCGATCGTACGGGAAACCGTGAAAGGTCTGAACGCTTCCGTAAAAGTGAATCTACTTTCGGATGCGTCCAACGGAGTCGTGCCCGCAGGATTCTTTAACAACCTAAGCACTCAGTGGGGAGCGGACCCGAATCTCCCGACATGGGTGACGGGAATCGCCGCAAACTATCTCACAGCCGGTGCACCGTCCATTCAGGATTTCTTTACGAAGGTTTCCACGTATTACAACGGTTCGGGAGATAAAACCGGACAATACACGGCTCTCTTTGACGGAAATCAAAGATTCTTTTATAAGGTCATGAACATCATCAACGCGGCGCCGACGTATTCGGATTCTAAAACGACCGATCCTTATGATTCGAGCAAAACGTATTCGGCGTTATTCGGAGATTCGGATGGAAGTTCCGCTCCGGACGGAACACCGGCCTCGACGAACGGATCCAGTTGCGGCTGGTCCCAACAAGCGGTCACTTCTATGACGGGGATTTCAGGCGGAGCGGCGAACTACTCCTATTACATCGCGCCGGGGGACGTACATACGATCACGACCTCGGAAGAAATGTACAACGTAAACGCGGGAGGAACGAACTTCGTAACCTGGCTGACGACGCTTTCCACCGGAGTCAAACCGGGGAACGCGAAGTGTTCCAATAACGGAGAAAATTGTACGAATTCCAATATGGTCAAAAGCAAGATCAATCTTGCGCTCGGGGTGGCAACCTCGGATCAATCCTACGCAAACGCGAGAAGTTTACTGACGACCTGCGGAACGATCACCGGTCTCTAA
- a CDS encoding methyl-accepting chemotaxis protein gives MIQKIYNLSLIKKLILVILPTLVPLLLASFFFLKEFMDKSEFTRREVGGIDFFFGAIELYSKFVDRRKDFYYVMKGKSSVEALKKSNQAVEDALAKLEELEKEIGFMKRSPEYLASMRKEWKILPKIPDSSLTIDGVIQAHDPFFKLLMEYQDYVAQDSNLILDSYPETFYVLSVNILYIPNIISDLALIRGTGYQLLENENPNFLSKEAIQIFNKIHHIESNQKEVTALLERSVGQNGVIKEKFEERIRNLDKHVKENLDQCKKTFSGQSPETADAFLKRMLVFVEEYKVLERDLLSTTQVLLEERLKADRFRIVAAISGLLILLLVTTLFCFVVIRSIIDPVHKITLGLKQAMGERDLTLRIDAVYDNEIGEITVTANEFLRYLSELFQTLSRMARNSNQIVNQLTESIRSLNQSAQSQAAGTEQSSAALEEIAASLQNVLQSVEGEARDAQDLKIRSGELKSSMGLAGEKLVSLSDSVRRTATAAVEGKETILQATKAIDEIREMAKQINSITTLITGISDQTNLLSLNAAIEAARAGEAGRGFAVVAEEISKLADRSVSSVRDIERLVSNTHEAVNKGSNNVNFVVTFLLDLIENTNRYQEEVVGLVNNVKENTNRVDQITDTIGKVSAESLQIETATKEQKLSTDQIADTIQLITTESQSIASNSDEVSRVAEKIQHQANELDSILSQFKF, from the coding sequence GTGATCCAAAAAATATACAATCTTTCCCTTATCAAAAAATTGATCCTCGTCATTCTTCCGACCCTAGTTCCGCTCTTGCTCGCGAGCTTTTTCTTCTTAAAGGAGTTTATGGACAAAAGCGAATTTACCAGACGAGAGGTGGGGGGAATCGATTTCTTCTTCGGAGCGATCGAACTCTATTCCAAATTCGTGGATCGCAGGAAGGATTTTTATTATGTGATGAAAGGGAAGTCTTCCGTAGAGGCTTTGAAGAAAAGCAATCAAGCGGTGGAAGACGCTCTTGCCAAACTCGAGGAATTGGAAAAGGAGATCGGGTTTATGAAACGTTCTCCCGAATATCTGGCTTCCATGCGAAAGGAATGGAAAATACTTCCGAAAATCCCCGATTCGTCCCTGACGATCGATGGAGTGATCCAGGCCCACGACCCGTTCTTTAAACTTCTGATGGAGTATCAGGATTACGTGGCTCAGGATTCCAATCTGATTCTCGATTCCTATCCGGAAACGTTCTACGTACTTTCCGTAAATATATTATATATTCCGAATATAATCAGCGACCTGGCTCTGATTCGGGGAACAGGGTATCAGCTTTTGGAAAACGAAAATCCGAATTTTCTTTCCAAGGAGGCGATCCAAATCTTCAATAAGATTCATCATATCGAAAGCAATCAAAAGGAAGTCACGGCGTTGCTCGAACGATCGGTCGGGCAAAACGGAGTGATCAAGGAAAAATTCGAAGAACGAATCCGCAATCTCGACAAACACGTAAAGGAAAACTTGGATCAATGCAAAAAGACGTTTTCCGGTCAATCTCCCGAAACCGCGGACGCGTTCTTAAAACGAATGCTCGTCTTTGTCGAGGAATACAAGGTTTTGGAAAGGGATCTTTTATCGACGACTCAGGTTCTTTTGGAGGAACGATTGAAGGCCGATCGATTCCGGATCGTCGCCGCGATTTCCGGTCTTTTGATTCTTCTGCTCGTCACGACTTTGTTCTGTTTCGTCGTTATCCGTTCTATCATCGATCCCGTTCATAAGATCACTCTCGGATTAAAGCAGGCTATGGGAGAAAGGGATCTGACGTTGCGGATCGACGCGGTCTACGACAACGAGATCGGTGAAATCACCGTGACCGCGAACGAATTCCTGCGTTATCTTTCCGAGTTGTTTCAAACCCTTTCGCGGATGGCGCGCAATTCCAATCAAATCGTAAACCAACTAACGGAGTCCATACGAAGTCTCAATCAGTCGGCGCAGTCCCAAGCTGCGGGAACCGAACAATCCTCCGCCGCTCTCGAAGAGATCGCCGCTTCTTTGCAGAACGTTCTTCAATCCGTGGAAGGAGAGGCGCGGGACGCGCAGGATTTAAAGATTCGATCGGGTGAACTTAAGAGCTCTATGGGACTCGCGGGTGAAAAACTCGTCAGTCTCAGCGATTCCGTTCGTCGAACCGCTACGGCCGCAGTGGAAGGAAAGGAAACGATTCTTCAGGCGACCAAAGCCATCGATGAAATCCGTGAAATGGCAAAGCAGATCAATTCGATCACTACGTTGATTACTGGAATTTCCGATCAAACGAATTTATTATCGTTGAACGCCGCGATCGAAGCAGCTCGCGCGGGAGAGGCGGGACGCGGATTTGCGGTCGTCGCGGAGGAGATTTCGAAACTTGCGGATCGTTCCGTTTCCAGCGTACGCGATATCGAACGACTCGTTTCGAACACGCACGAAGCGGTCAACAAAGGATCGAATAACGTCAATTTTGTGGTGACCTTTCTTTTGGATTTGATCGAAAACACGAATCGATATCAGGAAGAAGTGGTGGGTCTCGTCAATAACGTCAAAGAAAACACGAATCGAGTCGATCAAATCACCGATACGATCGGAAAAGTTTCCGCGGAATCCCTGCAGATCGAAACGGCAACGAAGGAGCAAAAACTTTCCACGGATCAGATCGCGGACACGATTCAATTGATCACCACTGAGTCGCAATCGATCGCGTCCAATTCGGACGAGGTGTCCAGAGTCGCGGAAAAGATTCAACACCAAGCCAACGAATTGGATTCCATTCTTTCCCAGTTCAAGTTTTGA
- a CDS encoding Dps family protein gives MNDIDIGISEKNRETINTGLQKLLADTYILYFKTHSYHWNVTGPLFNTLHLMFQTQYNELWLSIDLIAERIRSLGFYAPSSSHQLGKLTSIHEEGGVPHAEDMIRHLVAGHETVIRTARALLPAADAGGDEVTLDLLTQRLEVHEKTAWMLRSMLVVDNA, from the coding sequence ATGAACGACATAGATATAGGAATTTCCGAAAAAAACAGAGAAACGATCAATACCGGGTTGCAAAAATTATTAGCCGATACGTACATTCTGTATTTTAAAACGCATAGCTATCATTGGAATGTAACCGGTCCGTTATTCAATACGCTGCATCTCATGTTTCAAACGCAGTACAACGAACTTTGGCTGTCGATCGATCTGATCGCGGAACGAATTCGTTCGCTCGGATTTTACGCTCCTAGCTCTTCGCATCAACTCGGCAAATTGACTTCGATTCATGAGGAAGGCGGAGTTCCCCACGCGGAAGATATGATCCGTCATCTTGTCGCAGGACACGAAACGGTGATCAGAACGGCTCGCGCACTCTTACCTGCGGCCGATGCGGGAGGAGACGAAGTGACTTTGGATCTGTTGACACAAAGACTCGAGGTTCATGAAAAAACGGCTTGGATGCTGCGAAGCATGTTGGTCGTAGATAACGCCTAA
- a CDS encoding DegT/DnrJ/EryC1/StrS family aminotransferase gives MGVPFIDIKRFEPGLLEEWEEKVKILSKNASFIGGEEVSLLEKNLAAQAETKYSVACANGTDALQLALRALGVGKGDAVLLPDSTFWATFEAVVNVGADPYTVDTDPEDLQMDFAEFEKAVDKVKPKAAMIVHLYGWGSSRIEDFRKLCKSKGIPLLEDGAQCYGVKYKGASIYKDALISTTSFYPAKVLGGAGDGGAVFTNDEELANKVRMLSNHGRISHYAYGDVGWNSRLDTLQAAFLNINLKHLDARIVSRRKAAQKYYEVLPSLGIQVIHPPKDYEENGYCNVTLSTPEERPHIQDVLKEKGIGFGNIYPGAMSDQPGAKPYIKGKFGDKHTTGRICASVLNYPLFPYMKDEELEEVFAAIRAYNSKKK, from the coding sequence ATGGGCGTTCCATTTATCGATATCAAAAGGTTTGAACCGGGACTACTGGAAGAATGGGAAGAAAAAGTAAAAATTCTCAGTAAAAACGCAAGTTTTATCGGAGGAGAAGAAGTTTCCCTCCTGGAAAAAAATCTCGCCGCTCAGGCGGAAACGAAATATTCCGTAGCATGCGCGAACGGAACGGACGCGCTTCAGCTCGCATTACGTGCGTTAGGCGTGGGAAAGGGAGACGCGGTGCTTCTTCCCGATTCCACTTTTTGGGCGACTTTCGAGGCCGTAGTAAACGTAGGGGCCGATCCTTATACGGTCGATACCGATCCGGAAGACCTGCAGATGGACTTCGCCGAATTCGAAAAGGCAGTGGACAAAGTAAAACCGAAAGCCGCTATGATCGTTCATCTATACGGATGGGGATCTTCCCGTATCGAAGACTTCCGTAAACTCTGCAAGTCCAAAGGGATTCCGCTTTTGGAAGACGGAGCTCAGTGTTACGGAGTGAAATACAAAGGCGCATCGATCTACAAGGACGCGCTGATCAGCACGACTTCCTTTTATCCTGCAAAAGTATTGGGCGGAGCGGGAGACGGCGGCGCCGTATTTACGAACGACGAAGAACTCGCAAACAAAGTAAGAATGCTTTCCAATCACGGAAGAATTTCGCATTACGCGTACGGAGACGTGGGTTGGAATTCCAGACTCGATACGCTGCAGGCTGCGTTTTTGAACATCAATCTGAAACATCTCGACGCGAGAATCGTTTCAAGAAGAAAGGCCGCACAAAAATATTATGAAGTACTCCCAAGCCTCGGAATCCAAGTGATTCATCCGCCTAAGGATTACGAAGAGAACGGATATTGCAACGTGACCCTTTCCACACCGGAAGAACGTCCTCATATTCAGGATGTGCTGAAGGAAAAGGGAATCGGATTCGGAAATATCTATCCGGGAGCGATGAGCGATCAGCCCGGAGCAAAGCCGTATATCAAAGGAAAGTTCGGTGATAAACATACGACGGGGAGAATCTGCGCTTCCGTTCTCAATTATCCACTGTTTCCGTACATGAAGGACGAGGAATTGGAAGAGGTTTTCGCGGCGATTCGCGCTTACAACTCCAAGAAAAAATAA